The genomic interval TAAAGGACGGCTGTTTGATGGGCTTTGCCGGATACGACCAGAGAACGGAAAAGCCAATACTGCTGGACATTGAACTGTGCACCGGTTTTATTGACCGCAAAGGTAACGAAATTTGGGAGCATGACACAGTGCGCCACGCCGGGATCACTATTTACTCTGTCGTTTGGGACGACGAAAAAGGGTGTTGGTCTCTTGAGGACGACAATTCTTGTACGCCATTAGCTCCTCTGGTAAACGACTTGGAACTTTGTTGATGCCTAACGCTTGAATTAACCGGAGAGTGAAGGAGCGAAGCGGATGAACGAATCCGAGTTGAATGACTTGTTATCGTGCCCCTTTTGCGGGATGCCTGCGGTTGGACCGGAGCTGGAAAACCCCGGCAAGGGCCGACCGAATTGGAAAATACGGTGTAACCAGTACTGCGTGTCCATGCGACGCGGGTCGAAGAATGAGGTTGTGGCTGACTGGAACACACGGGCACGATAACGACTAGCTGACCGACGTGTTTCCGCGTCCACTCAAGCGCCTTGTTGGGCGTAAAGGAGTAAATTATGCAACTCTCAGAAACACAAGAACTCACGATGAAAATGGCAAAGGTCGGTTATGAAAGCTATGCAGCTTATACCGGAAATAAATCTGCTGTTACCGGCGATGACCTGCCAAAATGGGAGCAACTACCAGGAGGGGTGATTAATGCCTGGTTTGCTGCCGCTGACGGAATGACAAAATTCCTTGCGTCTGTTGCCCCCGTGGAGGTGGTAGATGGGGAATAAATATGAGGTGTCTGAGTGGTATGAGGATAAGACTGATGGCCGTGGGTTGGC from Candidatus Cloacimonadota bacterium carries:
- a CDS encoding YopX family protein translates to KDGCLMGFAGYDQRTEKPILLDIELCTGFIDRKGNEIWEHDTVRHAGITIYSVVWDDEKGCWSLEDDNSCTPLAPLVNDLELC